The DNA window ATGGCAGTTTGAAAAAGACATGTTTGAAATTGTCATGGCAGGATTCCCGGAATTACACGGACTGCGGCATTTTTTgtatgagacacatggagacgtatgaaggtgaggtgaagggtTGGAAAAGTGGCTTCGgcgttaaaaaaaatgtaagggaccaaataaagaccttgaggatggaatattgttggcgtgtcattggctcggagctcaacaaaTCTAGGAGcaaggtctacaattcctgcaGTAAATGGCTTAGCCAATGAATTTGGAAATGTATACATTTGTACAATAatgaatatgttgtgtaatttaaattttcaaaacattacaattcacattttgacaataatgaagatgtatatatacagattgtttttaatgaaaatttatttaccAGCATACTTGTTCATTTATGtattaagtgaataaaataattgaaagaagCATGAAGCGcacaaatattcgcttcaaacaatttttgtttatttcataaattaggATCGAAATTTATATGTGAGTAGTCGAGTAGTAGCGAATAATTATTACGTGAAAACTTGTAATTTAAAGTAATCTAATTCGAGCGAACCATGAGAAGCCGGATTATACTTACCCTAACATGTGAATACCAAATTCCACCAAAACAGCAATTTCATGTTGAAATATGAGGCGCATAAGTATTCGCCTCAAATACTACTTTTTCTTGTAGCGAATTaatattcgcctcaaataaATGTTCTTGTAAAACCCCcaccccacccatgagaagccGGATTACTTGTCATGTCATTACACTTACCTTAACATGTGAATACCAAATTctacaaaaatatcaatttcatgtAAGAAAtgtgaagagaataaatattcgcctcaaatacttgttttcattgaagcgaataaatattcgcttcagtTTTAGGTTCTAAATTCTCACTTTTCTAATTAAAAGATATACTTAATAGGAGTCGACTGGGGGCGAATACATATTCGATTGATTTAAGCAATACCAAATTTTAGGTATTAATTATTgttgtcattcatttggtattacaTAAAACATGGCATGCATTACATTCTTCTTGGTTTCAAATCCAATATACATAcaatacatatcagatttcacatgaaactggaattcgatagttgaaatgacaaaagaacagtgaacggaatattggcgtccatgctgaaactttcgtcccattgttgaggaatTGAGAACTGGGGAGTggtcgttggcattgcatttgatggGTGGAAAggtatatcaaattatttaaaagtatgttaataaatgaataataataacccaattattagtaaagaagttaaGTCAGCAAATTCATACCGGAATCTGTGATTcgctagttattcttgttgattttctttttcttgagttcttctctagtccacctttccttctcttaccagactttgttggcttcttagttttcattcctttcgcttgaacatgggcaccctcggcagaacatgatacaccagttggtggagtttgcatatttatactctcctataattttttatccacaaacgtacactagctaagcataatttctttgacatgcttgtaagtgtcatctctttcggctgccttggtaaataaatgcatggacaagccacacaaatctttgtatcttatgttatgaagctcactcggatcaacattactactgtccacgattggatcagttccaaatattccatctttggctgttcttgtccacctcttcaatatcaacgccggaggaatcttcaacacgtcaatcgttgtgaaaatctttaggatgtgagcacacaaaatccctccaaattcaaatttacagcagctacactcgatattcttatcatcattcttatgaactgtaactgtatgagagcatctcttagtgtggggtgttaccttatattttctgtgtgtgtcgacatcctctaacatttctacaccacaatcatgcgacataaaccattgttgttcaaaacacttaaagacctctggggtgtaaactttgcaggcatcctttaagatcaaaactggatagttaagacttggttggctggtaattgatttgaaatcagccttcaacacatcatatcttctttcatcgattagtctttcaaagtgtttgaaaaattctaaaaacttgtgtttgtaggagcagtaccttttcaacaaactgttcatactctcacttctctgtgttgtcgccatatcagcacaaaacatttgtcgtccatagactaatgtccactttcgcctaatgctaaacatgcgtttcaactagtcgttgttttcaagcccgtagtttgtcaacatttgattccaagcttcaacaaactctatctcttctttaaaatcatatatacacgaagaaaaatccttagaaaattctctgaaattatggaacacggagctaagatgtatggctgcattttgaaatatgtgccaaatacagagacgatgatttgtttcgggccatagccatggccgcgtcttgatctgtaagaatggtttttggttttttcccacgcatagctttggtgaaagtctcaaacaaccattcaaaagtcatcgcagtttcatcgtataatagagctgcaccaaaaataattgattgtttgtgatgattgacacctacaaaaagcgcaactggacgaccttccttattcttcttgtaggtggtgtcaaaactgacaacgtctccgaagtatgaataatcggaccgcatgttggaatcacaccaaaaaatattcgttatcaaatcgtccgcatcaagttgaaaagcattataaaaaccaagatcattggattgttttttctgcaaatactctaatacaccccctgtttccccaaaattacactctctcGTTCTTTTCGTTCGcatgtaatttttgtaatcctcaggaagaaaacctagattctcctTTCCACCGAtctgtttagacattagagcatgtgatgacttaggaggaattcccacgttagtggccatctcgatatgtaagcctgcaactgcagaaatattcctatggcatctatacaggtgagttttctttggacttgcaagaggatgacaatgctcactaataaaatttaccacttggaactttccattgtctgccctctttatcctcaatttcgcttcacaaccgaACCTCGTCACAGAATGGCTACgtctcacatagacatcacgtttgtcttttccccgttcaccctgtgcactacaacaaaaaactctatccagtattttaccctcgttgtctacatgttttgaactgcgccttatacaaaatcctattagtttagcgcatgctaagtagaatacgtagccttctttttcactctcaaattccctacctaaatgtggaattaagttggtttcgatgtcctccaaaggttggtcgtttccatcgaaattcaattgacgacgacaagtagcagattcgctgttcaattTGAACACGTGGAAAATAAAGCTTCAACTAACCAAAACTTGTAGATTATTGTAAAATGAagacaatataagcgaagagcgcttcacttcaacattaataacattgtaatattaggcgaagaGAGTTTCACGTTATACGATATTATCATAAAATGATCTTTGTGAAGAGATCTTCGTTTACATATGCACGAAATAAATTAGAGAAGTTAAACAAtataccttaaatcattaatatcattctcgttcatatcattctcgctcatATGTGTTCCTTCCTGGTAATCAACCAGAAAAGAACATTTCATGTCaggtattcaaaaaacataaaaaaggttgggacgaaaagtaaagaaggtatagatgacattcaaaaacataccattgtaatttaggaagatggattgatattataatgaagtctccggcgaaggagaggtcgatggtagacaatggagtatcactccggcgaagaaatggtcgtacatGTGAGAGAGAGAACAGTACAAactttgtctagcttagcagcatggcttgctgccatgcagcatttaatgaaaaggtggcaggtgttaggtggcggtgaggtgacttgataaaaaaaaatttcattttaataattaaatgactaaaattattatgaattaatattaataaatcaatcaatcaatcagtaagcgaagattgcttcacattattattttgacaattgttttagaaatattattttgacagttgttttaaaacatattaattatttatcacattaggGGCGATTAAGTTACATAGATtgctatgtattaataaatgaataaaaatttatacttcaagttatacattatttcttcatgtttcaagatttagtttaatataatgctggtgttttaaaaaaacacaattcgaagaacaaaaaaaataaatctgaaatcaaatataacattaacaaattcaagaatgcaaaatattcaaatattcagtaacaaattcaaccaacacatgtctatgtaaacaaaggctgcaaatcacaagcagcaatggattctagcaagcttgtgtgaggaacaccaaatacatccaaatatgtcgtcAAAGGATtcactgcctcaaatacccaaacaagttcatcaACATCGTGCtgagacttgtcgtatacaactatagttttgtcatcctcgggctcaacaaatggattctccatttctttagttctacctcctccagcaattacaaaccccataagatccagtttgtaagccgggatgaattcccttgcaaatataaaggtgtaactgtcgaacagtttcggcagctgaaagaaaatacaaaacatttttagtaatcatggagaattgaatatcatatggaggaggagtaggaataagacaaaacttacattgtttaaataccgcattctgccagctcttggaccgcccacagtcccatgattatctcgctgcacctcgtacggttcctcgtccacgtaacagttaaatctgattgatgattttatccatgtacaaaagcaattggtattcttagtttcatatatgtgaaaatgaatattgacttaagagtaaagggttaagaataacagagtctcacaatcaatgttaaagacccaactcccgttcaatattgtcttcaatactttgatagtgcgaccgcatccaccattagcatcggtggatgctatgacgtgggtcacatcgtctcgccacctcattgtcatcgtggcaccacatgtgttagcatattgttgcatcaagtgctgtttaagaacaatcataaatatttcagataaacaggatgaaaacttaaagaATATGGAAAAAAAGGGAGATATGTCAAAAatagtactatctcttcacttgttaattgatttgggcataaaatccagtcttttccaaaattttggacggatgctgtggcggttgcctgcacgtggatgaaaaaaaaaaacggtctttgttaGTATTTACTAGGGTTTTATGGAAATAATATCCCAAAACCtaacactaggtaagttttcctaaatacgatggattttcattgaaggtgacattttgagagtagggtttcctaaagattaacgaGACAACGACATCACATAACATAATCTAGtttagtagttccataatcctaaatatgaaaagttactatttAGGAATATGTACCATTGTGGAGACGTGAAGATGTTGCTTCTGGTTTGGTCGACGGGGAGCTGGttgcgaatcgccgtgaaaggaggcaggaagagagagagatgaatcgggcggaaatgattataaaataatcatattatggggtatatatattcatgtaacctgggcgaacatgtcttctttcgagaagcgactattcattccatttcacatgacacatggaccaggggcgaataagtgttctctcgagaagcgactattcaatccattttacatggaacatggtctaggcgaacaaatattctctcacaaagcgtctattcattcGATTGAATCTGGGCGAATGGGTATTCTATATggaaatcaattaattgaagcggtCCTCTCATGGGAGGGAaaggggttttacatgaacgtcaggctaaaaatatgtgaaacgaagaaatattcgctttcaatcgtctcctcgtgaaaaaaattaaaaaaatgagagttcaataattaaagcgaatatttgttcgtttcatgcatgtcattttaaagtaattgaattaatatttaataaacggatataaacaaaaaaataaattaattagtatagtacttgaagcgaagatttgttcggttgcttcatgacatttttaataaattaaattaatatttaataaacggaaatataaaatccatgtgattttggtctttacatacacgggtaagtgtattCACATGGCaggcaaacggtcttctcatgggtgagttggagggtttacatgaggtttttattaaaattaatttcagcGAATATGtcttcgctcctgagcgtctaccagcaaaaaaaaattaacaaaataaataaaaaatattaatgaattaattgaaacGAATATTAGATCGTTGTATGTgatttttaatacattaaattaatatttaataaacggaaatataaaatccatgtaaaattggtcttcacatagacgggtaagtgtattttcatgaaaggcaagcggtcttctcatggggggtttacatgagggtcagtgCAACGGGCGTGaaaatcttcgctcccatcgcatctcaccctaCCCTCTTACACAgtgccctgagcgaagatatcttatcggatttcatatgaatattatataatttcatggcgttaacaggcgctgccattaacggcgtcttgtgtgaacccgggacgaaacccggattccggattctccctccctccgtcccctacccagattgatttattattaaaataataatgctgcaatctgattgatCCGCCACAgaggaacacggcaatcggtagcagaagatctgaattAGAGTTTATTACGCAAAGTTATAATTTTTGGTCTCAGTTTATTACGCAAAGTTATCCAATAAGCTGTTTATTAACGCCGAATCAAACGTGCCCTTAGTCGGtggtaataaatataaaaattcacttaaatttaaagtatcaaattcaatgtttaaaacatatatttaaaaaaaagttaaatattcaaataaaaacattaataaatttcaaggactttttttaaaacttaattatgcCGTtcggttgaagaagaaaaatgagtATGCAGAGTTTCCAATATGGTTCTAGATTGATTGAACCAATAACCTTGGAAAAGGATTGTGCACTATTACTAAGGCTAGTAAAAGCACTTAATCAAACTCTAATGTATCTCAACAATAAAACCTATTGAATTCATTAAACAATCTCATCCACAAGAAATATCAACCATAGAAAAAGATGATTCAAAACCAACATTATAActgaaaataacaaaattataatactaCTACTTCAAAATAAACAGCCGATGTGAAAAAGGTATTGTTCAACTCTGTGTTCATAACAAATCAAAAATCACACGACCAACAGttaccaaaataatattaaagttgaGGAATTACCTCTGAGTTTCTGCTTATTCAACAAGCATGtcttaatcattatttttcatcattatctAAACGTTTAAGAAAACTTAAGCACCACCTGAACCATACTTCTTACCGAACACAATTAACTGAAGCTTGTCATATCCTGCAAGAACACCAGCACCTGCAACGGCACGAAGGATGTTTGCACCAGCACCCTTGAACAGCGATTTAGGTCCCTCGTTTTTAAGGATTTGGGAGAAGGCATCGAACGAGCTCTTGTACTTGACTGCCTCACCAGATgtcatcatcattcttcttctGACTGTGTCAATTGGGTATGAGGCAAGACCAGCACCATTTGTGATCAGCCATCCAAGAGCAAAGCTAGCAAAGAAACTATCCTGAAACCACACAAAATTAAAGACAAAAGAGTAAGTAATTATCAATCAAGACGGTTTTTAAAACACAATCCAAACAAATACTGACCTCCAAGTTTCCAGTCAAGAGAACAGGTTTGAGAGAATCGTACATTCCAAAGTACAACCCGCGATAAACAATGATACCAACACATGAGATGTTGAATCCACGGTATAGTCCAGCAATGCCATCAGATTGGAGGGTCTTCTTGTAAACATCCACCAAGCCATTGAATTGTCTCTCACCTCCTCCTTTCTTTGAGGCCTTGGAATCATTAGCAAGACGGGTTCTGGCATAATCCAAGGAATACACAAAGAGAAGTGATGATGCACCAGCAGCACCACCAGATCCTAGGTTTCCAGCAAACCACTTCCAGTAGCCATCACGGTCTTTCTTAAAGTTAAACAGCCTCTTAAAGTAGTCCTTAAACGCAAAGTTCAAGGCCTGGGTAGGGAAATAACGGATGACATTAGCAGTGTTTCCTCTCCACAATGCGACCATACCTTCGTCTTTCATTGTCCTCTTGAAACAATCACCAATTCCCTTGTAGGGTTCAGAAAGACGGCCAGACTTAAGCATCTCGTCCTGGTTTTGAATCAAAAGCTTAACACGCTCAATGGGGGCTGCTGCAGTTTTTGACACTGCTGCTGAAACTCCACCCATAAGGAAATCAATTGCAAATCCTGCTAACCCTTTCTCAGATGGAGCTTGAACAAAGACAGGAGAAGCATTTGCAGTAACCAAAGAAAGGTCCTGAGATGC is part of the Impatiens glandulifera chromosome 1, dImpGla2.1, whole genome shotgun sequence genome and encodes:
- the LOC124921291 gene encoding ADP,ATP carrier protein, mitochondrial, which produces MMTDQPTVAQKMSGKLNLSSNSQIRYGGIEQPAIHQRRFSYGNYSSAAFQYPVTQTCRASQDLSLVTANASPVFVQAPSEKGLAGFAIDFLMGGVSAAVSKTAAAPIERVKLLIQNQDEMLKSGRLSEPYKGIGDCFKRTMKDEGMVALWRGNTANVIRYFPTQALNFAFKDYFKRLFNFKKDRDGYWKWFAGNLGSGGAAGASSLLFVYSLDYARTRLANDSKASKKGGGERQFNGLVDVYKKTLQSDGIAGLYRGFNISCVGIIVYRGLYFGMYDSLKPVLLTGNLEDSFFASFALGWLITNGAGLASYPIDTVRRRMMMTSGEAVKYKSSFDAFSQILKNEGPKSLFKGAGANILRAVAGAGVLAGYDKLQLIVFGKKYGSGGA